The DNA segment acagtgattgtttcATTGccataaaatacacccacagtttgtggtCAAACACCCACagttagcgcaaacactcccacccacgcccacttgcgctttgtgtTGGCACGAAAATTGCTCATAGGATTGGCTCTCTCaccaaaaattggataagacgtagcacaTGGTCGTTGCACGTACAGCTGCGCTTTGCACCCTCACGAAAACAGAGCCCTTTAGCTGAACTTTGTTGTATTTCTGACCAAGTTTGTGCAGTGCCCATTCCTTAGTCATGTctctacagcagtggttctcaaccctgttcctggagggtCACAGTGTGAGAAGGTTACCCTCCAGCAGCAGGGTTGAGAACCCCTGCTGTGCAGAGTCCTTGTGGAACGTCCTGAAAGATTATTTTTGTGGGTTGCCCAGAGGTCCACCGAAATGAGGTTTTCAATTGGTGAGTAGGGTGGTCTTTAACTGATATAGTGCAGATTGGTTATGTAATACTATTTATTGACAACAAAACTATTgtacacaaaatgaacaaatatcaGCTGGTTGATTTGCCCTTCAATCACTAatcctaaaaacaaaacaaaaaaatgttaccCCTAAGAactaaaatgttgttgttgttttttttttttttaaatattttttattcattttgcctCAAGCCTTTATGTAGACCCACATGTGTTGTAAAACAACGATCTTCCTGGACTACGAAATTAACATAGCGGTAGAGAGAAACCCTTCGTTGAACTTGTGACCAATTGTCTGTGGGCTCCAACTGCAGTTGCTGTTAGACATAGTGAAGTATTAGTAACACGTTCTCATGATCACATCTTTCTTTCTAACAGCTTTGTTGCAAAACAAACTGATTGCTGATCAAACTACTTTTTCCCCCCTGTGTATTATATTTTAACACATTCTTCACCTGTTTGGTTTTAGATGAGTGCAATCACATGCATTGTTCTAAAAGAAGATGTGTAATGAACTCTGCACGTTAAGAGTACCTGGGATAATTTGATAGTTTATTTTGATTGTGCAAATGATACTGAACTTGAGATGATGTCCTATTTTGTTAGGCTTTAAGTGACATGTTCCCATGAGTGCAGATCCAGGTTAGCAAAACGTGACTCGGCAAGAGGGAAAATATTTTCTCCAGAGTGAACTGGTCTTTATTCCATTGTCCTGTGGTTTGTAAAACATTGCTGCACTCTCATGTGTCAGTGGTTCATTAGCTTTTTGTGCAATTgttgtttctttttcatttaaaatatcctgCAGTACTGTTGCTCATGTTTTATATTTGTGTATgttgtaatatactgtatctgtatATGTTTGTTTTCTCACTCCATGTGGAGTGCTGTCATGTAAAACTGGCTTAAAGGGAAAGAAAAAGCAAAATTATACCATCaattgtgttgttccaaactctttcatgaaacacaaaagcacaGCTTTTGCCTccgtcaccatttgctttcattgtatggcaaaaggatgcaatgaaagtgaatggtgactgaggctaacattctgcctaatctattttctttttgtcatcaacggaagaaagaaagtcacatggatttGAAATGacaagggtgagcaaatgatgacacaatttttatttctgggtgaactatcccttttactagagtttaaaggaattgttcatccGAAAATggtaattatctcataatttgctcacctttatgccgtctcaaacttgtatgactttctttcttctgtggaacttaaagatattttgatggagatatgaagtgtttttgttcatacaatgcaagtcaatcgGCTATAACGCTTTCAAACTCCAGAAAGGACATAAAGGTGATCCATAAtatttgagtggtttaatccatgtgcactgaagtgatatgatcagttttgggtgagaaacagaccaaaatgtaactctttttcacaaaaaatcttcATATCTGCAATCTCCTTGgtgtgatcatgatttgaagctaaaTTACACTGCCTCAGAGGTGCAGAGCATTTGTACATGTAAGAGCATCCTTagtggagcttgaaagtgttggaccccattaacttgcattgtatgaatataaccataatatttcattcaaaaatctttgtttgtgttccacagaagaaagaaagtcttacgagtttgagacggcataatgGTGATTGAATGATGCGGGAATTTCTTTAACAGTTGCTGGATTGCATTGTCTTTTAATCATTTATGGGTGCCAGAAATAAATCACCCTACCAAATATTATGCACAGTTCTGCCAGTAGACAAAATAGACTGCCAAATTATTTTACTTGGTGGTTAGCTCAGTTTTTGCACTACTGTGGAATGTGGAACTACAACATCATATTCCCTGTAAACCACTGACCAATTCTTGAAGTTCGTAGAGTTACACACGATGAATGTCAAAGCTCAGCACTGCTTCTCCTCTGAACTCTTGACTCTTTAAGGTGGATATGAATTTCATGAAGAAAATTCCTCCAGGCGCTGAAGCTTCAAATGTTCTGGTGGGGGAAGTTGATTTTCTTGAGTGTCCGATCATCGCCTTTATTCGACTCTCACCTGCAGTTCTCCTCACTGGACTGACTGAAGTGCCCGTTCCTACCAGGTAGCACTCAGCCACCCCTGAAAAGGCACCAATgtgaaggaaaaagtgtgaagCCTCTTTgccttcataattttattttctctcatttTTACAGGTTTCTCTTCCTGCTGCTGGGGCCTTTCGGTAAAGGGCCACAGTACCACGAGATTGGCCGATCGATAGCTACTTTAATGACAGATGAGGTGAGGAAGCGGGACAAGCTCTATAAAGATTAGAATCTGTTTCTTGTGATCTTTAAAGACCAGATGATGTTGGACTTTAttcaagagagtgagagaggcatCTACAGTGCTCCGATTAGCTTGATAGGCGAATTGCAAGGGATCCATGGATCCACCTATTTGAGATGACAGTTCTTTACATATTATGCGCTCCATACATTTGCTAACAACTGATGTAAGAGCAATGGGTTGAAAGTCATTAAAAGATTTTGCATGGGGTGCCTTGGGCACTGGAATGACAGTGGTATTTTTCCAGGCCAAAGGTACAAAACCattatctaaaataaaaaaaattgaaatatccTTGTGCATGCATATGCTAATTGTGCTGAACATTCCTTTAGTTACATTTCTCATTCTAAATTTTTAATTGGATAAAAATGTTTTGTGCAAGATGAGTCtggttatttttaatataatgtttttgtttgtttgttttttttttcgcttAAAGGAAACCAGACCATATTTTTGGTCTGGTTTACTGTTAGAGAAAtttgaaatgtgtacatgtcaaCTTTTAAGGAGTACACTAGATGACCTCAAAGAtaataaacatgaacataaagccaattttgatttcatggggtctccCTTTAAGTACACAGGCCCTTCTGTAATGTGTTAACACATACTTATATGAAATGCCATTACCTAAACTACATGTCCTCAGTTTTGTAACACTTTTTAGAATGTAATAAAAGGCCTTATTGGAATCTCACTCcgtgtttgttcattttcttggaGAATTTAAcagttccatttatttttattattacaccATGACAGATCTTTCATGATGTGGCATACAAAGCCAAAGACAGGAATGACCTCCTCTCTGGCATAGATGAGTTTTTGGACCAGGTGACTGTGTTGCCCCCAGGAGAGTGGGACCCTACGATACGAATCGAGCCACCAAAGAGTGTCCCATCTCAGGTGAGACACCATACTTTTGGAATCATCGCAGGAGAGATGTGGAATATAATCAAAAGGGGTTAGAGGTGGTATGGTGTAGTAGTTAAGACTCAGGGCTGAAAATCATAAGGTTTTCCATGAGTTATCACCATtgagcccttgagcaaggcactcaaGCTCATGGTTAAGTCCTCCAGGTAGATTTTCGTTGCAATGCATTCATGGCAATAAATAAAGATTCAAGATCCTGAATACTATGTTCTAGTCTGAACTTTgtggttttttatttttgcatccaCAGGAGAAGAGGAAAATGCCTTCCATGCCGAATGGCTCTGCGCTATTGTCAGAAACTATCAAAGAAGAGGAGCACCACACTGGTCCTGAACTTAAGAGGACAGGACGGTCAGAGCTTGTCAAatttggaccatttttatatagCCTTACCTTCTGCATAGATCACCCATATTGTCATTTACTGTGAGAGTCGAATTGGGTGTAAagtctttttaaatgtattacatggcttaaagtatgtggacacccccttatAATTTACAGGCCCCATTGATTAGAGTGACGACAAATCTTCATGCTACAGCATACAATGACATTCTAGAGAATTGTGGGCTTTCAACTTTATGACAACAGTTTGGGAAGGGccattttctgttccagcatgacagtacccctgtgcacaaagtgagCCCCATGTAGAAATAATGTGTGTAGTGGGGAGAACTTCACTGGCCTGCACAAAGGCTatacctgaaccccattgaacaccTTGGAATGAATTGGAATGCTGAATGCGTGGCCCAATAGCCCagcatcagtgcctgacctcagttatgctcttgtgtctgaatgagagcaaattcACGCAGCCATGTTCCAAAATATAGAGAAAAACCTTTGCGGAAGAGTTGCTGCTGGAATCAGTAACATTCATGAAATCAGTCACCTGTTACTGAGGACCAACTCCTTATTAATGCCAATGCTTTTGAGATTAAATGCTCAACATATATGGGTGTGTTATTTgcgtgtccacatacttttggccatatagagTAGGTATGTGTTTGGATCCATATGAGGTGCAAAGTATATATGAGGTTCTGTCATATATGGTGCTCTAAATCTAAAGCTAATGGGATTATATAAATGAAATGTGCTGGCATAGTGCACTCTAACATTAAGTCATTAAGGTGACTGGGCTTTAAGGACATGGATCAATGTGCATCAAAGCTGAACACAGTGTTAGGGAGAAAGAGGATGGTGTAATGTTGGATTTGCTTAAGTCTCTTTTGATGAAGAAAGGCAGACTCTCAGAACGGGACAAAATGAGGACCTTATTAAACAAGCATTAGATGAAGGgggtaaaaatgtttttatagtgcaaaTTTAGCAAGACTTTCATCCTTTGATGTGCGGCTAAAATAGCCATCCAGATACGGTTGTGTAAGAGATCCGTCCATTAAGTTTTAAGAGCCCCAGATCTTTTGCAAATACAGCACACCCTGAGTAGCCATTAGAATGGAATGAGAACCATACATGTCATTTCCATCTATGTTGTGACTTGACATACTGTACTTATAACTCACTCTAACAGTGATGTTTAATTTCTATCACTTGTAATAATGTAATAGCAATGCAATTGTTTTTAGAAATGTTACactgtatagaccttattcacagcagcgccatctttgatttttaatgggaatgacaacgaggctgtgagggatagtcatacagtctcttcaatgggctttactgtagtttaaagtgtttttggattgttcggtggacaaaacattgaaaaaatatatttctgagaacattcagtagacaaaaaactccagacaacacgaGTTGttaaaaatcagatgtgatcaatgAGATTTTACAGGTTTATAGTGtgcgtgccattgaagaaatggtaagtctatccctcacagcctcgttgtcattcccattaaaaatcaaagatggcactagcgtgaataaggtttATGAAGCCTGTTTATGTAATGCATAAAGGTATTCATAGTGCCTTACAGTACACATTGTAATTCATTATCTTTTCACAGGTAATTGTAACCACAGttctaatacattataatacttacctgtTCATGGTTACACATGGTATAATGCTTTATAACACATGATATTTGGTGTCGTTCatatgttataatgcattattccATCTGAAGGTAAAACATGAATATTTAACTATTATAACATTCTATAATTGTGGCTACAATTGTATATGAGACCATATAACTGATTATAAGGTGTAATATAAAGCATTATGAATGCATTGTAATGCATTAActtaataatgtataatatttgCTTTTAGGATATTTGGTGGTCTGGTACTAGACCTGAAGCGAAAAGCTCCGTTTTACTGGAGTGACGTCCGGGACGCTCTCAGCCTGCAGTGCTTGGCCTCCATTCTGTTCCTCTACTGTGCCTGCATGTCCCCTGTTATCACCTTTGGAGGCCTTCTAGGGGAAGCCACCAAAAACAACATAGTGAGTCTGACAATTAGGCTTCGCTTTGCCAAGAAAGGGCTATGTAGCATTAAAGCTCTTGGAAGACAATCTGAACAATATTTAGATTCACTGCCTGGAATCATGAGGCTTGGACCTTCCTTATCACttgaacgttaaaatattcatttatactTCCACAGAAGAAGCTTTATATCCTGTCCCACATTTTTCATAACAACCTTTTTGTCTGCGTTTGTCTTAGAGTGCCATTGAGTCTCTGTTTGGAGCTTCCCTGACTGGTGTGGCCTTCTCTCTTTTTGCTGGTCAGCCGCTCACTATTTTAGGCAGCACTGGGCCAGTTCTAGTTTTCGAGAAGATTCTTTTCAAATTCTGCAGGTGAGAATGGAGTGTTCTAGATTCCTCATTCTGACCCTTAGGCACTTGCTTTGACATTTTAGAATTTGTGCTGAGAAAATGGGAcaattttgtgaattgttttttttaagtcttaATGCCGTCTACATTTTAATCTATtgataaatattgtaaaatattttataaaaagtgAAATACATCTTTTTAAATGCATGGTTAAAGTTTCTTTTGAGGTTCTTATTTTAAATGACTATAGCCCCATCTACTGGTGCGGAAACGAGTTTGAGTTGTGCTCTGTAAACAGTTATTCTTTAAagtaaaaagtgtttttgtgAGCCAGTGCAAATCTGAAAATGCACAACTGCTTGCTTTTAAAACCAGGGTGgtgttaatataattttttgtttatcgGATAAATGGATAAGGAATATTGATTTAATTCTTCCTGTATTTTGAACTCGTTGGGAAACAAATTGCTAAATATATTTGAATCCCATAGATGATATTTACATTTACttgcttttttctttatttatcaaatgcttttatccaaagtgatatATCTGTTTCTCTCTCCTCAGTGACTATGGTCTATCCTACCTCTCTCTGCGCACTAGCATCGGCCTTTGGACTGCCTTCTTGTGCCTTTTGCTGGTTGCCACGGACGCCAGCTCTCTAGTGTGCTACATAACACGATTCACAGAGGAGGCCTTCGCTGCACTCATCTGCATCATTTTCATATATGAAGCTTTAGAGAAGCTCTTCTACCTAGGAGACATGTACCCTTTCAACATGCACGATACTTTAGACAACCTCACTTTTTACACGTAAGGAACTGTATTTAACACCGGTGATGTTGACAACAAAATCGGATACGTCACATCACATTTTTGGCCCCCTTCAGTGTTGTTCGTTGTAATATATGAAAGGGCTTGACCAAAGACCTCGTGTTACAGTACACGTTATGATAAATCCGTTGTGGTTCAATACATCAAAATAAGTTTTACGTTGCAAATATTGTGCACATCACCTTTAATGAAATGGTACCCCTTAAAGAAAAAGTGTAAGCCAGTATCTCTCATCACATGGGTAGTCagcaagtgtgtaaatgtagctgTTGCCCCACTGAGAAATGCTTGTTTCAGATTTGCCACTTATTTAAACAACCTACATGCACATTAATTGAAATATAGGAAGAAATGTAAATACCTAAATTAAAATGCATGCAAGAATCTGAATGACTGATGCAGTATCATGAGAAATTACTGTTTCGGTGCAGCACTGTAATGTGGCTGAGGTGAATGAAACAAACTAAATCAGCTTTTCTCGTCCCATTCTTTCTTCTTACTCTCTTTCAGGTGTCATTGTTCACCTCCAGACAATACCACGCAGGAGATGGTACAGTCATGGAATCAGTCAGGGTTTACGCCTGACTCCATTAACTGGACTGAGCTAGATGTACCGGTAAGCTTTTCTGCCAAAATTTACATGTTAAATTATGGGActaaatatgtataatatatttaacacatttaccttatttgacattttacgTTTTTCATTTTGACTTCGAAAGATTGATCGGAAAAAGAACAGTTCTCTTTCACTGTTAAATGATGGACAAATAAACAgcaaatgcattaataaatcaatcctgattttcagtctttttttggTGGAATTTAATAATCCTCAAAGCTTCACCTACGAGCGAAACACGCCTTCAGTAGTACTAACATTAATGAAAAGAACACCAGAGGACTTCTTtaagactgaatgcattacattttgaaaggaaaacatacactcaccgaccactttattaggaacactatggtcctaataaagtgcacaatatggtcttctgctgttgttgcccatccgcctcaaggttcgacgtgttgtgcattctgagatgctattctgctcactacaattgtacagagcggttatctgagttactgtagcctttctgtcagctcaaaccagtctggccattctccattgaatgctctcatcaacaaggcatttccgtccacagaactgccattcactggatgttttctgtttttggcaccattctgagtacacgctagagactgttgtgtgtgaaaatcccaagggatcagcagttacagaaatacacaaaccagcccgtctggcaccaacaatcatgccacggtctaaatcactgagatcacatttttttccccattctgatggttgatatgaaaattaactgaagctcctgacctgtatctgcatgattttatgcattgctctgctgccacatgattggctgattagattagtACAGGTTtatctaataaagtggttggtgagtgtaaaTTTAGAAGCAGATCTCAGCAAATTCAAAAAttgaaattattaattaattaattaattattaattaatgtatttacagTTTTTGGGGGTGTTCAGACTGAACGCGTTCTTGCACTAGACAAGCAcaacgaatggaacagaatgcaggtgttttaagatgcattttaaagtttctttttatgttgacacggcatctaaataTGCGCCATTCCTGTTCAAGACGCGGGAAAAACAGAAAGACATTGTGCAGCGCTCAAAGATGTCAGTCTAGCGCATATCTTCACTACAAACATCTTCTGTGTGAACAGTCCCTTAATTTGTTGTTGAATGTTACATATCTCGATTGAAACCCTTTTTAATTTTTCACTTTTCTGTtccctctctttctgtttctctctcttattAAAGATGTGCAAGGCACTCCATGGCGAGTTTGTGGGTCCTGCTTGTAGTCATAATGGACCGTACATCCCTGACGTGTTGTTCTGGTCTGTCATTCTCTTCTTCACCACCTTCTTCCTGTCGTCTTTCCTCAAGCAGTTCAAGACCAAGCATTATTTTCCCACTAAGGTGAGTGGAGTTGCTCCTCTGGCTGAGCACATGCTGATACAGTGTCATTTTACTCTGACATTTAGTTTCTGTGCTCTGCAGGTCCGATCTACCATCAGTGACTTTGCAGTTTTTCTGACCATCATGATCATGGTCTTGGTTGATTACTTGGTGGGCGTCCCCTCTCCTAAACTACATGTCCCAGACACCTTTGAGGTACTAATATGCTCATTTCTATTATTAGTTTGCTTTAATATATCTTAATTCGATGATTTATTAAACTCAAAGTCAACATGTTTGGTTGGCTTTAGGGTTTTTGAACTTAGAAACTTTGTGTCCACTCCCCCCATGTTGTCCAGTGTTTACTTTTATATCGGAAAGATGAAATAAGTAGCTAGATATCACCAAAAAGAGCTTTTATGGTGACCGTATCATCATGTGATTTGATTGGTTTATTTTTACTTCAAAAGAAAGTTGAACATTTTTCCTCCAGAGTGTTTGGCTGACTCTGTACCACcctgtttttgttatttgttatctCTTTCACTCTTGATTTGACCTCTCTGgtgccattgtgtgtgtgtgtgtgtgttttattttttttttaaagcctaaAAGCTACATGCTTTAGTTTTACATAAGTAATCTGTATCAATAGTACTGCattatactgccctacaaagccaaaatgcagttACTACACTAACACTGATACTGAGAAAAATGGCTGAATGAAAAAGTTTTCTAAATTTTCCAGACACATGTAGAATTTTAAAAGTCTCACTCcattttttccagaaaatgaGCATAGTCACAGGACAGATCTTAGTCTTACAGACTCAGTTTTGACCCTGGTTTTTGGTTATAACACATTTTTGACAAAGTGTGTAGTTGCTGGGTTTTACTTTTGCAggacagtatactgtataaaagGTTTGAGAGCGTTAATGTAAATTGTTGTCTTCTGGACCATAGCCCACCTCCAAGAATCGGGGTTGGCTGATCTCACCTCTGGGTGACAACCCCACATGGACATTACTAGCGGCAGCTATTCCTGCCCTTTTGTGCACCATCCTGATCTTTATGGATCAACAGATCACTGCCGTCATCATTAACCGCAAAGAACACAAACTCAAGGTCAGTTTGATACATGATCCAGCCTACCAGAGCAGTGCAGCATTCCTGGTGCTCATGATTGTGTTCTCATGCAGAAAGGCTGCGGGTATCACCTTGACCTTTTGGTGGTGTCAGTGATGCTTGGTGTGTGTTCTGTGATGGGACTGCCCTGGTTCGTCGCTGCCACCGTCCTATCCATCTCTCACGTCAACAGTTTGAAGGTGGAGTCAGAGTGCTCGGCCCCAGGAGAGCAGCCAAAATTTCTGGGCATCCGTGAGCAGAGGGTCACTGGTTTCATGATCTTTGTCCTTATGGGTCTATCTGTCTTTATGACGTCTATTCTAAAGGTAAGACAGCATCTTATAATGGTCCCAGAGTCTTTCAGTGCATAGTAGAGAGTAAGGCCAAAAACATGCTCAATGCAAATACACAATTGCAGCAGCACTGAGAATGCAACataaacttgtgttgtgttacaACATCTGAAATTGAACTAGAAGCATCTGCATTCACATCCTTATTTGGAGTGTTTCGGCCCTAATagtgcattttttaaaacattgtgttTCTCTAAATGCCCCTCAGTTTATACCAATGCCCGTGTTGTATGGAGTGTTCCTCTACATGGGTGTGTCCTCTCTTAAAGGTATACAAGTAAGTggattttattttcagaaataattatttttcatacaGGCAGCTCAAACTATGGATGTAAAAATGTGCCAGATGGCTTTGAGATGCGCAACATGCTGTTTTTGCATTTATTGTACTTAGTTCTTTGACCGGATTAAGCTGTTTGGCATGCCTGCAAAGCACCAGCCTGACCTGATCTACCTGAGATATGTTCCACTGTGGAAGGTTCACATATTCACAATAGTTCAACTCACCTGCCTGGTGCTGCTATGGGTCATCAAAGTGTCTGCTGCCGCTGTGGTCTTCCCTATGATGGTATACataaattatatgaaatattatgaataaaatatgattacttactcaaagattacatttaaaaatagaaaCTTATTTTGTCCCAGTCTGTGAGATTGTTGTGCTTATCGTCCATTGTTTCATGTATTTTTATTAGGGTCTTTTACCTGTGCCTTCTCTAGGTTCTTGCTCTGGTATTTGTTCGGAAGCTTCTAGATTTCTGTTTCACGAATAGGGAACTCAGCTGGTTGGATGACCTAATGCCAGAAAGCAAGAAGAAAAAGGAGgatgacaaaaagaaaaaggcaaAAGAGGTACTTATGTTTTTGTTATGAGAATACTGCACACTGAAACCATTTTTAAGGTTTGCTGGCTCATctcattttgctttgttttacaTATCTTGATTATTAATAGGCCAACTAAAACTATATTTCTTTTGTATACTTATGAAATTTACAAATTCACtttaaatataattcattttatttaaataatattataattatattgatTATTGGGGCTGTCAATTTAGTGTTAATTTAGTGatttttggaaaattttaaatataataatttttttgaataataaaacataatgctTCATTTGAGGGCTTTTATTCGGCAAATATTTATATAAGCGgtatataatatttgtataaacTTTAAATCTGTAGCTTTGTATAGTCGTCAACACATGCATTTTATACTGTGATAATGAAAGAGTATATTTAAACGAGcattttttaagtaaatatttgtcTACCCAGGAAGCACAGCGCATGATGGAGGCAGAAGAAGGCATAGACGTCCCTTATGATGGTGATAATCACTTGGACATCCCTGTGAAGGCCCTAAAAGTCAGGTTGGGATATACTTCATAGCTCACAAATACTTTTAAATTTGCAGAATTTCACAATCAGTCtctcaaatgcaaaaaaaaacattatgttggCCTTTGCCCATTCTAGGGCCTATTCAGTAAGTTTATCTGACCTGTTTCTCTCGAGACAGATCGGACAGCATTGCCTCTGGCACCTCATACGAGGAAGACACGAGTGGAGTGGTTGGTCATTTGTTTACTCGCAGGCCTGCTTGTATTCTGAATTCCTGGTTACTGCATATTCCTTCTTTATAGCTTTTGGTGTTAATCATCACTTACATTTTATTAACGagagtattttttattgtaacatGGCCATCTTCATCACGGTGTGAGTGCATGATTGCGAGCCTCTAAATAATCTTCCTCTGACAGCTTGCTTATGAATGAGCATTGGACTACAGTGGTGAGAAACTACAGATACATCTCAGCGCAGATTAATTCAACAACTTATCCTCTCCCAATGCAGAAAAGCTGCATTTTATGCTTGTTGCTCATGGTTAACTTCATGCACATTGTAATTAACATTCAATGTGTTAACCAATGTAAATCAGTGCTCTGCAAAAACAATATGAAGTCCAGCAAATTACCCAGGGCTATCTCATTGGCAGACAGCTGTTCCATTGACCAATAAACTTCACTTTGGGTTTCAAACATTTTCCTCGCTATTGGATATGTCAATGTTTGTGTGGATCTTTTCGCATGCAAATCATTAGGAGTGTGAATTTACAACAGCAGTGACTTCCATTTGACATTCAAATGATCTGACTCAAACACTATATTTAAATTTACACTTTGTGGCCAATATAATCCACATTATTATTTGTGAATAATGAATGTGGTTTGCAGGCAAGTATCACTGGATTTGGATCAGAGAATTGTCTTACCTCTGCTTCTCAGCAGCCAACATCTCTTTGCTTCTAAACTGGTTTGAGAACACaaaacaaatgacataatgggattaagtcaagtaatttttatttgtatagcacctttcacaacacataccttttcaaagcagctttacagaaaatcatgcattaacagaaaatgaaactataatatctatgaagtcttagagtcatcattgtgttgtttgattaaatacgattatgaagtatgtataaaaataagtaattaaataataattgtatttagaaacccagtgagcaagccgaaggcgactgttgtaaggaacacaaaactccataagatgttgtttaatggagaaaaataaacttgggagaaaccaggctcactgtggggccagttcccctctggctaacagcatgaatataatgccaatat comes from the Myxocyprinus asiaticus isolate MX2 ecotype Aquarium Trade chromosome 15, UBuf_Myxa_2, whole genome shotgun sequence genome and includes:
- the slc4a7 gene encoding sodium bicarbonate cotransporter 3 isoform X1; translated protein: MEEDSSEQMKPLLTTGNDEEAVVDQGKTSSNIHTNFEKEELECHRAVYVGVHVPLGRQSRRRHRHRGHKHHRKRKDRSEQEDGRESPTYDTPSQRVQFILGTEDDDEEHIPHDLFTELDELAFRNGHAYEWKETARWLKFEEDVEDGGERWSKPYVATLSLHSLFELRSCILNGTVMLDMRANTIEEIADMVLDSMVASGQLDESLREKVREAMLKRHHHQNEKKLSNRIPLVRSFADIGKKYSDPHLLERNGLLTSPQSAPGNLEDSKPSESRMNMAGGSRENSTVDFSKVDMNFMKKIPPGAEASNVLVGEVDFLECPIIAFIRLSPAVLLTGLTEVPVPTRFLFLLLGPFGKGPQYHEIGRSIATLMTDEIFHDVAYKAKDRNDLLSGIDEFLDQVTVLPPGEWDPTIRIEPPKSVPSQEKRKMPSMPNGSALLSETIKEEEHHTGPELKRTGRIFGGLVLDLKRKAPFYWSDVRDALSLQCLASILFLYCACMSPVITFGGLLGEATKNNISAIESLFGASLTGVAFSLFAGQPLTILGSTGPVLVFEKILFKFCSDYGLSYLSLRTSIGLWTAFLCLLLVATDASSLVCYITRFTEEAFAALICIIFIYEALEKLFYLGDMYPFNMHDTLDNLTFYTCHCSPPDNTTQEMVQSWNQSGFTPDSINWTELDVPMCKALHGEFVGPACSHNGPYIPDVLFWSVILFFTTFFLSSFLKQFKTKHYFPTKVRSTISDFAVFLTIMIMVLVDYLVGVPSPKLHVPDTFEPTSKNRGWLISPLGDNPTWTLLAAAIPALLCTILIFMDQQITAVIINRKEHKLKKGCGYHLDLLVVSVMLGVCSVMGLPWFVAATVLSISHVNSLKVESECSAPGEQPKFLGIREQRVTGFMIFVLMGLSVFMTSILKFIPMPVLYGVFLYMGVSSLKGIQFFDRIKLFGMPAKHQPDLIYLRYVPLWKVHIFTIVQLTCLVLLWVIKVSAAAVVFPMMVLALVFVRKLLDFCFTNRELSWLDDLMPESKKKKEDDKKKKAKEEAQRMMEAEEGIDVPYDGDNHLDIPVKALKVSIDPSVVNISDEMAKTAMWKAVAMHSDSAKVLKPNASEEKTTSIKINVEDEQGEKFGDAETSL